From the Priestia koreensis genome, one window contains:
- a CDS encoding GNAT family N-acetyltransferase — protein sequence MPKKIKMRCETFYRLTNLGVDYRHIDSEKDLDLLSQVMYDSYKEKEEKELQDTKSELQQTFEGRYGKWLPQCSYVIENEGLPVSATIITLFEEAPLVAYTFTHPTYSNKGYSTFLLQKSINRLFEQGYSYVYLVVGEDNRSARHLYGKIGFTEMS from the coding sequence ATGCCAAAGAAGATAAAAATGAGATGCGAAACGTTTTATCGATTAACTAATCTAGGGGTAGATTATCGACATATTGATAGTGAGAAAGATTTAGATCTTTTGAGTCAAGTTATGTATGACAGCTATAAAGAGAAGGAAGAGAAAGAGCTACAAGACACGAAAAGTGAACTTCAACAGACATTTGAAGGTCGATATGGAAAGTGGCTGCCTCAATGCTCATATGTGATTGAGAACGAAGGTCTACCAGTCTCTGCGACCATTATTACGCTGTTTGAAGAGGCACCGCTTGTTGCCTATACGTTCACTCATCCTACATACAGCAACAAGGGGTATTCAACCTTTCTGTTACAAAAAAGTATTAATCGTCTCTTTGAACAGGGCTACAGTTACGTATACTTGGTCGTTGGAGAGGATAATCGTTCTGCTAGACACCTTTACGGGAAAATTGGATTTACAGAAATGTCATAA
- the aldA gene encoding aldehyde dehydrogenase codes for MLQHKLYINGEYVESESNEFIDVLNPATEEVIARIPSSTEGDADRAVQAAYEAQKEWEKVPSNERGKIVRKLGDKINERKDTFIKLLIEEQGKSYEQATGEVETAIDYFYYMSEWARRIEGEVLPSDRPNENIFIYKRPIGVVGGIVPWNFPVFILARKVATALIAGCTIVLKPSQQTPNTAAEFTKIVDEMDELPKGVYNYITGKGSTIGNALATHPKVAIVTMTGSVGAGVKVMEAAAKNITKVNLELGGKAPAIVTANADVDLAVESIKQSRLTNAGQACTNAERVYVHESVAEEFIKKITEAMKNTKLGNPLEDKEADMGPLVSEDRLNTVHKMVEKAVKEGAEIATGGKRASMEKGFFYEPTVLLNVKQNMDIIQEEIFGPVLPIMTYSNLDEAIELANDSDFGLSSSIYTENVHEAMRAANELKYGETFINRENFEAIQGYHAGLRKSGLGGADGKHGLEDFLATHVVYMQYKQDYK; via the coding sequence AAGGAGACGCAGATCGTGCTGTACAGGCAGCATATGAGGCACAGAAGGAATGGGAGAAAGTACCTTCCAATGAGCGCGGGAAAATTGTCCGCAAGTTAGGTGATAAAATTAATGAACGAAAAGATACGTTTATAAAGCTTCTTATCGAAGAACAGGGGAAAAGCTATGAGCAGGCAACCGGCGAAGTAGAAACAGCGATTGATTATTTCTACTACATGTCAGAATGGGCACGACGAATCGAAGGTGAAGTTCTGCCAAGTGACCGTCCAAACGAGAACATCTTCATTTATAAGCGTCCTATTGGAGTCGTAGGTGGCATCGTACCGTGGAATTTCCCCGTATTTATTCTGGCGAGAAAGGTTGCTACCGCGCTCATTGCTGGTTGTACGATCGTATTAAAACCAAGTCAGCAAACGCCAAACACAGCCGCTGAATTTACAAAAATTGTGGACGAGATGGACGAACTTCCAAAAGGCGTATACAACTACATTACTGGAAAAGGCTCGACGATCGGAAACGCCCTTGCTACACATCCAAAAGTCGCAATTGTTACGATGACAGGAAGCGTTGGTGCTGGTGTGAAGGTGATGGAAGCAGCAGCTAAGAACATTACGAAAGTAAATCTAGAGCTTGGCGGAAAAGCGCCGGCTATCGTAACGGCAAACGCTGATGTCGATTTGGCGGTGGAAAGCATTAAGCAGTCTCGTCTTACAAATGCAGGGCAGGCATGTACAAACGCTGAGCGAGTATATGTTCATGAGAGCGTGGCAGAGGAATTTATTAAAAAAATTACGGAAGCAATGAAAAACACAAAGCTTGGCAACCCACTTGAAGACAAGGAAGCCGACATGGGACCACTTGTGAGTGAGGATCGTCTGAACACGGTACACAAAATGGTGGAAAAGGCCGTGAAGGAAGGCGCAGAGATTGCAACCGGTGGTAAGCGCGCTTCGATGGAAAAAGGCTTCTTTTATGAGCCAACGGTACTGCTGAACGTAAAGCAGAACATGGATATTATTCAAGAGGAGATTTTTGGACCTGTTTTACCAATCATGACCTACAGTAACTTAGACGAAGCGATCGAGCTGGCAAACGATTCCGATTTCGGTCTTTCGTCATCCATTTACACAGAAAACGTCCATGAGGCAATGCGCGCTGCGAACGAATTGAAGTACGGCGAGACGTTCATTAACCGTGAAAACTTTGAGGCTATTCAAGGCTATCATGCCGGACTTCGTAAGTCGGGTCTTGGCGGTGCTGACGGCAAGCACGGACTTGAGGATTTTCTTGCGACGCACGTTGTGTATATGCAATACAAACAAGATTACAAATAA